From a single Mesorhizobium shangrilense genomic region:
- a CDS encoding amidohydrolase family protein, with product MIFDTHLHLIDLSALRYPWLGGVPALNRDFSHDEYATQARRAGIEGALHMEVDVDPADIEAETGHVKAQSRQKGSLLRGVIASCRPEEKDFATYLERQRADPFVKGFRRVLHVMPDALSEGTLFRENITRIAGTGLTFDLVVLPHQIPRAIALADLAPGVQFVLDHCGVPDIKGGAEHPWREHMAEIARRPNVVAKISGVVAYADAGSWTVETLRPYVEHTITCFGWDRVVWGSDWPVCTLGGGLATWVAATHALIGGASPDERTMLLSANAKRLWSL from the coding sequence ATGATCTTCGACACCCATCTGCACCTCATCGACCTGTCGGCACTGCGTTACCCCTGGCTCGGCGGCGTGCCGGCGCTGAACCGCGATTTCTCCCATGACGAATATGCGACCCAGGCGCGTCGCGCCGGCATCGAGGGGGCGTTGCATATGGAGGTCGATGTCGATCCGGCGGACATCGAGGCCGAGACCGGCCATGTGAAGGCGCAGTCACGGCAGAAGGGCAGCCTGCTGCGCGGCGTTATCGCCTCTTGCCGTCCGGAAGAGAAGGACTTTGCCACCTATCTGGAACGTCAGCGGGCTGATCCTTTCGTCAAGGGCTTTCGCCGCGTGCTCCACGTCATGCCGGACGCGCTCTCGGAGGGCACCCTGTTTCGGGAAAACATCACGCGGATTGCCGGCACCGGCCTGACCTTCGATCTCGTCGTCCTGCCGCACCAGATCCCCAGGGCCATCGCACTTGCCGATCTCGCGCCCGGCGTGCAGTTCGTGCTCGACCATTGCGGCGTGCCGGATATCAAGGGTGGCGCCGAGCATCCGTGGCGCGAGCATATGGCGGAGATCGCGCGGCGCCCCAATGTCGTCGCCAAGATTTCTGGCGTGGTCGCCTATGCGGACGCCGGATCCTGGACTGTCGAAACCCTGCGACCCTATGTCGAGCACACCATCACATGCTTCGGCTGGGATCGTGTCGTCTGGGGCAGCGACTGGCCGGTATGCACGCTTGGCGGCGGCCTCGCGACCTGGGTGGCGGCCACGCACGCGTTGATCGGCGGCGCAAGCCCGGATGAACGGACAATGCTGCTGTCCGCCAACGCCAAGCGGCTGTGGAGC
- a CDS encoding IclR family transcriptional regulator: MAEDEDDDRYRAPALDKGLDILELLAGVDGGLTQAEIAKKLDRSPNEFYRMLDRLVRRGYVTRPDGDRYSLTLKLFGLAQLHAPVRRLVSYATPLMRELAETSQQANQLVVFDRGSAVVIAQQEAPDYWGISIRVGSHISLFDTGSGHVLLAFRSPEERQMMISEHMRSTDKPAQSPEFFTRLDQIRDRGYEMMASLQTAGVFNLSAPVLGSDGKAIAALSVPYITLVNSPQSPDITRTIGLLQVAAEKLSHLAGSAVKQGK, encoded by the coding sequence ATGGCCGAAGACGAGGATGACGACCGCTATCGCGCGCCGGCGCTGGACAAGGGGCTGGATATCCTCGAGTTGCTGGCGGGCGTCGATGGTGGCCTGACACAAGCGGAAATCGCCAAGAAACTCGACCGCAGCCCCAATGAGTTCTACCGCATGCTGGATCGCCTGGTGCGGCGGGGCTATGTCACGCGGCCGGACGGCGACCGCTATTCGCTGACGCTCAAACTGTTCGGCCTGGCGCAATTGCATGCACCGGTGCGCCGGCTGGTTTCCTATGCGACCCCGCTGATGCGCGAGCTTGCCGAAACATCGCAGCAGGCCAACCAGCTTGTGGTCTTCGACCGTGGTTCCGCGGTGGTGATCGCACAGCAGGAGGCTCCCGACTATTGGGGAATCTCCATTCGAGTCGGTTCGCACATCAGCTTGTTCGACACCGGCTCGGGCCATGTCCTGCTCGCTTTCCGTTCGCCGGAGGAGCGGCAGATGATGATCTCCGAGCATATGCGCAGCACCGACAAGCCCGCCCAGTCGCCGGAGTTCTTCACCCGCCTCGACCAGATTCGCGACCGTGGCTACGAGATGATGGCGTCGCTGCAGACAGCCGGCGTGTTCAACCTGTCGGCGCCTGTCCTGGGATCGGACGGCAAGGCGATCGCCGCACTTTCCGTCCCCTACATAACCCTGGTCAATTCACCCCAGTCGCCAGACATCACCCGCACCATCGGGCTGCTGCAGGTTGCAGCTGAAAAACTCTCGCACCTCGCCGGGTCAGCCGTAAAGCAAGGCAAGTGA